The following are encoded together in the Streptomyces tsukubensis genome:
- the hrpA gene encoding ATP-dependent RNA helicase HrpA gives MSTQPVLAPGAFAALAPRLSELSLRDAHRLGRRLEGARRINKPEARAAVVAEITAEVEKAEARMAERASRIPRITYPEQLPVSQKKDDILAAIRDHQVVIVAGETGSGKTTQIPKICMELGRGVKGMIGHTQPRRLAARTVAERVAQELDTPLGEAVGWKVRFTDQVGQDTFVKLMTDGILLAEIQTDRELRAYDTIIIDEAHERSLNIDFLLGYLAQLLPRRPDLKVVITSATIDPERFSRHFGDAPIVEVSGRTYPVEVRYRPLLEDDSSESDRDQITAITDAVQELQGEGKGDILVFLSGEREIRDTADALEKKKFKYTEVLPLYARLSNAEQNRVFRRPQGSTTRRVVLATNVAETSLTVPGIKYVIDPGTARISRYSHRTKVQRLPIEAISQASANQRKGRCGRTSDGICVRLYSEDDFEARPEFTDAEILRTNLASVILQMTSAGLGEIEKFPFIDPPDHRNIRDGVQLLQELNALDPAQKDPRKRLTETGRKLAQLPVDPRLARMVLEAGGNGCVREVMVIAAALSIQDPRERPTEKQAQADQQHARFKDETSDFLAFLNLWRYLREQQKALSSSAFRRMCKSEFLNYLRIREWQDIYTQLRTVAKQLGLATSEDDAGDQQVHISLLAGLLSHIGVKDVKESKDSKGAKDSSQKPSKEGGRGRGEYIGARNAKFAVFPGSALFKKPPRFIMSAELVETSRLWARVNAKIEPEWVEPLAGHLLKRTYSEPHWEKDQAAVMAYEKVTLYGVPIVEHRKVNFGRIDPEASRDLFIRNALVEGDWRTPHKFYADNRKLLGEVEELEHRARRRGIVVDDETLFDFYDQRVPDHVVSGAHFDSWWKHKRHEEPELLDFERSMLINESAGAITKDDYPDSWRQGALKFRVTYQFEPGADADGVTVHIPLQVLNQVTEDGFDWQIPGLRADLVTELIRSLPKPIRRNYVPAPDFAQRFLDRAVPREAPLLTSLARGLGQLVGVPVTADDFDPGKVPGHLKITFRIIDERRRKLAEDKDLEALKIALRPKARKALSQAAAATAERSGGEAVERSGLTDWTIGTLSRVFEAKRSGQPVKAYPALVDEGTSVAVRLFDTEAEQQEAMWRGTRRLIVLNIPVNPAKFASDRLTNPQKLALSANPHGSTQALFEDCATAAADRLIADFGGPAWDEESYRKLYEKVRADIVDTTVRTVGQVQQVLAAWQAAQRRLKSTRSTALTANLLDVKQQLDALVKPGFVTEVGLRRLPELMRYLIAADRRLQQMPTGAQRDTTRMEKVQEMRDEYLWLLEQFPQGRPVPKEATDIRWMIEELRVSYFAHALGTAFPVSDKRIVKAIDAAAP, from the coding sequence ATGTCTACGCAGCCTGTCCTCGCCCCCGGCGCGTTCGCCGCCCTCGCCCCGCGCCTCTCCGAGCTCTCCCTGCGCGACGCCCACCGGCTCGGCCGACGGCTGGAGGGCGCCCGCAGGATCAACAAGCCCGAGGCGCGGGCCGCCGTCGTCGCCGAGATCACCGCCGAGGTCGAGAAGGCCGAGGCGCGGATGGCGGAGCGCGCCTCCCGGATACCTCGGATCACCTACCCCGAGCAGCTGCCCGTCAGCCAGAAGAAGGACGACATCCTGGCGGCTATCCGTGACCACCAGGTCGTGATCGTCGCGGGTGAGACGGGGTCCGGCAAGACCACGCAGATCCCCAAGATCTGCATGGAGCTGGGGCGCGGCGTCAAAGGCATGATCGGCCACACCCAGCCCCGCAGGCTCGCCGCCCGTACCGTCGCCGAGCGGGTCGCGCAGGAGCTGGACACGCCACTCGGTGAGGCCGTCGGCTGGAAGGTCCGCTTCACCGACCAGGTGGGCCAGGACACCTTCGTGAAGCTGATGACGGACGGCATCCTCCTCGCGGAGATCCAGACCGACCGTGAGCTGCGCGCCTACGACACGATCATCATCGACGAGGCCCACGAACGCAGCCTCAACATCGACTTCCTGCTCGGCTACCTCGCCCAGCTCCTGCCCAGGCGCCCCGACCTGAAGGTCGTCATCACCTCGGCGACCATCGACCCGGAACGCTTCTCCAGGCACTTCGGGGACGCGCCGATCGTGGAGGTCTCCGGTCGTACGTATCCGGTGGAGGTCCGCTACCGGCCACTGCTTGAGGACGACTCGTCCGAGTCCGACCGCGATCAGATCACCGCGATCACCGACGCCGTCCAGGAGCTCCAGGGCGAGGGCAAGGGGGACATCCTCGTCTTCCTCTCCGGGGAGCGCGAGATCCGTGACACGGCGGACGCGCTGGAGAAGAAGAAGTTCAAGTACACCGAGGTGCTCCCGCTGTACGCGCGGCTCTCGAACGCCGAGCAGAACCGCGTCTTCAGACGGCCGCAAGGCAGTACGACCCGCAGAGTGGTCCTCGCGACCAACGTGGCGGAGACCTCGCTGACCGTCCCCGGCATCAAGTACGTCATCGACCCCGGCACCGCCCGCATCTCCCGCTACAGCCACCGCACCAAGGTCCAGCGGCTGCCCATCGAGGCGATCTCGCAGGCCAGCGCCAACCAGCGCAAGGGCCGCTGCGGCCGTACCTCGGACGGTATTTGCGTCCGCCTCTACTCGGAGGACGACTTCGAGGCGCGCCCCGAGTTCACCGACGCGGAGATCCTGCGCACCAACCTCGCCTCCGTCATCCTCCAGATGACCTCCGCGGGGCTCGGCGAGATCGAGAAGTTCCCCTTCATCGACCCGCCCGACCACCGCAACATCCGTGACGGTGTCCAGCTCCTCCAGGAACTGAACGCGCTCGACCCCGCGCAGAAGGACCCCCGCAAACGCCTCACGGAGACCGGCCGCAAGCTGGCCCAGCTCCCCGTCGACCCCCGGCTGGCCAGGATGGTCCTTGAGGCGGGCGGGAACGGCTGCGTACGCGAGGTCATGGTGATCGCCGCGGCCCTCTCCATCCAGGACCCGCGCGAGCGGCCCACGGAGAAGCAGGCGCAGGCGGACCAGCAGCACGCCAGGTTCAAGGACGAGACCAGCGACTTCCTGGCCTTCCTCAATCTCTGGCGCTACCTGCGGGAGCAGCAGAAGGCGCTGTCGTCGTCGGCGTTCCGCCGGATGTGCAAGTCCGAGTTCCTCAACTACCTGCGTATCCGTGAGTGGCAGGACATCTACACCCAGCTCCGCACGGTCGCCAAGCAGTTGGGGCTCGCCACCTCCGAGGACGACGCGGGCGACCAGCAGGTGCACATCTCGCTGCTCGCGGGGCTGCTCTCGCACATCGGCGTGAAGGACGTGAAGGAGTCCAAGGACTCCAAGGGCGCCAAGGACTCCTCGCAGAAGCCGTCGAAGGAGGGCGGGCGCGGCCGGGGCGAGTACATCGGCGCGCGCAACGCCAAGTTCGCCGTCTTCCCCGGCTCGGCGCTGTTCAAGAAGCCGCCGCGGTTCATCATGTCCGCCGAGCTGGTCGAGACGTCCCGGCTGTGGGCGCGGGTCAACGCGAAGATCGAGCCCGAGTGGGTCGAGCCGCTGGCGGGGCACCTGCTGAAGCGGACCTACAGCGAGCCGCACTGGGAGAAGGACCAGGCGGCGGTGATGGCGTACGAGAAGGTCACGCTCTACGGCGTACCGATCGTCGAGCACCGCAAGGTCAACTTCGGCAGGATCGACCCGGAGGCCTCGCGCGACCTGTTCATCCGCAACGCGCTCGTCGAGGGCGACTGGCGTACCCCGCACAAGTTCTACGCCGACAACCGCAAGCTGCTCGGTGAGGTCGAGGAGTTGGAGCACCGGGCCCGCAGGCGCGGCATCGTCGTCGACGACGAGACGCTCTTCGACTTCTACGACCAGCGGGTCCCCGACCATGTGGTGTCGGGCGCGCACTTCGACTCGTGGTGGAAGCACAAGCGCCACGAGGAGCCGGAACTCCTCGACTTCGAGCGTTCCATGCTCATCAACGAGTCGGCCGGCGCCATCACCAAGGACGACTATCCGGACTCCTGGCGCCAGGGCGCGCTGAAGTTCCGGGTGACCTACCAGTTCGAGCCGGGAGCGGACGCGGACGGCGTGACCGTGCACATTCCGCTCCAGGTGCTCAATCAGGTCACCGAGGACGGCTTCGACTGGCAGATCCCCGGCCTGCGCGCCGACCTGGTCACCGAGCTGATCAGATCGCTGCCCAAGCCCATCAGACGCAACTACGTACCGGCGCCCGACTTCGCCCAGCGGTTCCTCGACAGGGCCGTACCACGTGAGGCACCGCTGCTGACGTCCCTGGCGCGGGGGCTGGGGCAGCTCGTCGGGGTCCCGGTCACCGCGGACGACTTCGACCCCGGCAAGGTCCCCGGCCATCTGAAGATCACCTTCCGGATCATCGACGAACGGCGCAGGAAGCTCGCGGAGGACAAGGACCTCGAAGCGCTCAAGATCGCGCTGCGCCCCAAGGCCCGCAAGGCCCTCTCGCAGGCGGCGGCGGCCACGGCCGAGCGCTCCGGGGGCGAGGCCGTCGAGCGGAGCGGGCTCACCGACTGGACCATCGGCACGCTCTCGCGGGTCTTCGAGGCGAAGCGCTCGGGTCAGCCGGTGAAGGCGTATCCGGCGCTCGTGGACGAGGGGACGAGTGTCGCGGTGCGGCTCTTCGACACCGAGGCCGAGCAGCAGGAGGCCATGTGGCGGGGGACGCGCAGGCTGATCGTGCTGAACATTCCGGTGAACCCGGCGAAGTTCGCATCCGACCGGCTCACCAACCCGCAGAAGCTGGCACTTTCAGCCAATCCGCACGGCTCGACGCAGGCCCTCTTCGAGGACTGCGCGACCGCCGCGGCCGACCGGCTGATCGCCGACTTCGGCGGGCCCGCCTGGGACGAGGAGTCCTATCGGAAGCTGTACGAGAAGGTCCGCGCCGACATCGTCGACACGACCGTGCGCACGGTGGGCCAGGTGCAGCAGGTACTCGCGGCCTGGCAGGCGGCGCAGCGGCGGCTCAAGTCCACCAGGAGCACGGCGCTGACCGCCAACCTCCTGGATGTGAAGCAGCAGTTGGACGCCCTGGTGAAGCCCGGGTTCGTGACGGAGGTGGGGCTGCGCAGGCTGCCCGAGCTGATGCGCTACCTCATCGCGGCGGACCGCAGGCTCCAGCAGATGCCGACCGGCGCCCAGCGGGACACGACCCGCATGGAGAAGGTCCAGGAGATGCGGGACGAGTACCTGTGGCTGCTTGAGCAGTTCCCGCAGGGCCGGCCCGTGCCGAAGGAGGCCACGGACATCCGCTGGATGATCGAGGAACTGCGCGTCAGCTACTTCGCGCACGCCCTGGGCACCGCATTCCCCGTCTCGGACAAACGGATCGTGAAGGCCATCGACGCGGCCGCCCCGTAG
- a CDS encoding DUF6274 family protein, whose protein sequence is MPASPARHETRALLRAHLAAASGQRHLTRHCPVCHRLLKLAMEPSRASETACESGPGESPPNE, encoded by the coding sequence ATGCCGGCATCCCCTGCCAGGCACGAGACCCGCGCGCTGCTCCGCGCCCATCTGGCCGCCGCTTCCGGCCAACGACACCTCACCCGGCACTGTCCGGTCTGCCATCGGCTGCTGAAGCTGGCCATGGAGCCCTCCAGGGCCTCTGAAACCGCCTGTGAGAGCGGTCCGGGCGAAAGTCCCCCCAACGAGTGA
- the bldC gene encoding developmental transcriptional regulator BldC, producing the protein MTARTPDAEPLLTPAEVATMFRVDPKTVTRWAKAGKLTSIRTLGGHRRYREAEVRALLAGIPQQRSEA; encoded by the coding sequence ATGACCGCTCGCACCCCCGATGCCGAGCCGCTGCTGACCCCGGCTGAGGTCGCCACAATGTTCCGCGTCGACCCCAAGACGGTCACGCGCTGGGCGAAGGCTGGCAAGCTCACGTCGATCCGCACGCTCGGCGGGCATCGCCGTTACCGCGAGGCTGAGGTCCGCGCACTGCTCGCGGGCATTCCGCAGCAGCGCAGCGAGGCCTGA
- a CDS encoding Leu/Phe/Val dehydrogenase, whose translation MTEVTDGVLHTLFRTDQGGHEQVVLCQDRASGLKAVIAIHSTALGPALGGTRFYPYATEEDAVADALNLARGMSYKNAMAGLGHGGGKAVIIGDPERVKTEELLLAYGRAVASLGGRYVTACDVGTYVTDMDIVARECEWTTGRSPANGGAGDSSVLTAFGVFQGMRASAQHRWGDPSLRGRTVGVAGVGKVGHHLVDHLLADGADVVITDVREESVRRVVERHAGRVAAVADTDALIATPGLDVYAPCALGGALNDESVAVLTASVVCGAANNQLAHPGVEKDLADRGILYAPDYVVNAGGVIQVADERHGFDFERCKAKASRIFDTTLDIFAHAKEAGVPPAAAADRIAEQRMAEAGRA comes from the coding sequence GTGACCGAAGTGACCGACGGCGTCCTGCACACCCTCTTCCGTACGGATCAGGGGGGACATGAGCAGGTCGTGCTCTGCCAGGACAGGGCCAGCGGCCTGAAGGCCGTCATCGCCATCCATTCGACCGCTCTGGGGCCGGCCCTCGGCGGCACCCGGTTCTACCCGTACGCGACGGAGGAGGACGCCGTCGCCGACGCGCTGAACCTCGCGCGGGGCATGTCCTACAAGAACGCCATGGCGGGGCTCGGCCACGGTGGCGGCAAGGCCGTGATCATCGGCGATCCCGAGCGGGTGAAGACCGAGGAACTGCTCCTCGCCTACGGCCGGGCGGTGGCCTCACTCGGCGGGCGTTACGTCACGGCCTGCGATGTCGGCACCTACGTGACGGACATGGACATCGTGGCGCGCGAGTGCGAGTGGACGACGGGGCGTTCACCTGCGAACGGCGGCGCGGGCGACTCGTCCGTGCTGACCGCCTTCGGCGTCTTCCAGGGCATGCGCGCCTCGGCGCAGCACCGCTGGGGCGACCCGTCGCTGCGGGGAAGGACCGTGGGTGTCGCGGGCGTCGGCAAGGTGGGCCACCATCTCGTGGACCACCTGTTGGCGGACGGCGCCGATGTCGTCATCACCGATGTCCGCGAGGAGTCGGTACGCCGGGTCGTCGAGCGGCACGCGGGACGGGTCGCCGCCGTCGCGGACACGGACGCGCTCATCGCCACGCCGGGGCTGGACGTCTACGCCCCCTGCGCCCTCGGCGGGGCGCTGAACGACGAGAGCGTCGCGGTCCTCACCGCGAGCGTGGTGTGCGGGGCCGCCAACAACCAGCTCGCCCACCCGGGAGTGGAGAAGGACCTCGCCGACCGCGGGATCCTCTACGCCCCTGACTACGTGGTGAACGCGGGCGGCGTCATCCAGGTCGCCGACGAGCGCCACGGATTCGACTTCGAGCGGTGCAAGGCCAAGGCGTCGCGGATCTTCGACACCACCCTGGACATCTTCGCACATGCAAAGGAAGCCGGGGTTCCTCCGGCTGCCGCCGCCGACAGGATCGCCGAGCAGCGGATGGCCGAAGCGGGACGCGCGTAA
- a CDS encoding DUF3073 domain-containing protein — translation MGRGRAKAKQTKVARQLKYNSGGTDLSRLANELGASTSNQPPNGEPFEDDDEEDDPYAQYADLYNEDEDDDDSSGGSGSSSQRRGA, via the coding sequence ATGGGGCGCGGCCGGGCCAAGGCCAAGCAGACGAAGGTCGCCCGCCAGCTGAAGTACAACAGCGGCGGGACAGACCTGTCGCGTCTGGCCAACGAGCTGGGCGCTTCGACTTCGAATCAGCCTCCGAACGGCGAGCCGTTCGAGGATGACGACGAGGAAGACGACCCGTACGCACAGTATGCGGATCTGTACAACGAGGACGAGGACGATGACGACTCCTCCGGAGGGTCGGGTTCCTCATCTCAGCGCCGCGGCGCTTGA
- the purM gene encoding phosphoribosylformylglycinamidine cyclo-ligase: MSETTGAPATTSAASYKTAGVDIEAGDLAVEMMKKWVKKAQRPEVLGGLGGFAGLFDASALKRYERPLLASATDGVGTKVDIARQLGVYDTIGHDLVAMVMDDIVVCGAEPLFMTDYLCVGKVHPERIAALVKGIAEGCVLAGCALVGGETAEHPGLLGADDFDVAGAGTGVVEADRLLGAERIRKGDAVIAMASSGLHSNGYSLVRHVVFDRAGWSLDREVAELGRTLGEELLEPTRIYSLDCLALTRTTEVHAFSHITGGGLAANLARVVPDGLHAVVDRTTWAPGAVFDLVGTAGRVERLELEKTLNMGVGMIAIVPAESVDAALTTLADRGVDAWVAGEITDRAEHTTGAALTGDYAK, encoded by the coding sequence ATGTCTGAGACAACCGGTGCGCCGGCGACGACGTCGGCCGCCTCCTACAAGACGGCGGGCGTCGACATCGAGGCGGGTGACCTCGCGGTCGAGATGATGAAGAAGTGGGTGAAGAAGGCCCAGCGCCCCGAGGTTCTCGGTGGCCTCGGCGGCTTCGCCGGCCTCTTCGACGCCTCTGCCCTGAAGCGCTACGAGCGCCCGCTGCTCGCTTCGGCCACCGACGGTGTCGGCACCAAGGTCGACATCGCCAGGCAGCTCGGCGTCTACGACACGATCGGCCACGACCTGGTCGCCATGGTCATGGACGACATCGTGGTGTGCGGCGCGGAACCCCTCTTCATGACCGACTACCTCTGCGTCGGCAAGGTCCACCCGGAGCGGATCGCCGCCCTGGTCAAGGGGATCGCCGAGGGCTGCGTCCTGGCCGGCTGCGCGCTGGTCGGCGGCGAGACGGCCGAGCACCCCGGGCTGCTCGGCGCCGACGACTTCGATGTGGCGGGCGCGGGCACCGGTGTGGTCGAGGCGGACCGGCTGCTGGGCGCGGAGCGTATCCGTAAGGGGGACGCCGTGATCGCCATGGCTTCCTCGGGTCTTCACTCCAACGGGTACTCGCTCGTGCGGCACGTGGTCTTCGACCGGGCCGGCTGGTCGCTCGACAGGGAGGTGGCCGAGCTCGGCCGCACCCTTGGTGAGGAGCTGCTCGAACCGACCAGGATCTACTCGCTCGACTGCCTGGCGCTGACCCGGACGACCGAGGTGCACGCCTTCTCGCACATCACGGGGGGCGGGCTCGCCGCCAACCTGGCGCGGGTCGTGCCCGATGGGCTGCACGCCGTGGTGGACCGGACGACCTGGGCGCCGGGGGCCGTCTTCGACCTGGTGGGCACCGCGGGCCGGGTCGAGCGGCTGGAGCTGGAGAAGACGCTGAACATGGGCGTCGGCATGATCGCGATCGTGCCGGCGGAGTCGGTGGACGCCGCCCTCACCACTCTCGCCGACCGCGGAGTGGACGCCTGGGTGGCCGGAGAGATCACGGACCGCGCCGAGCACACCACCGGTGCGGCACTGACCGGTGACTACGCGAAGTAG
- the purF gene encoding amidophosphoribosyltransferase yields MPRGDGRLNHDILPGEKGPQDACGVFGVWAPGEEVAKLTYFGLYALQHRGQESAGIAVSNGSQILVFKDMGLVSQVFDETSLSSLQGHIAVGHARYSTTGASVWENAQPTFRATAHGSMALGHNGNLVNTAELAELVAELPKENGRATQVAATNDTDLITALLAGQTDDDGKPLTVEEAAPRVLPHAKGAFSLVFMDEHTLYAARDPQGIRPLVLGRLERGWVVASESAALDICGASYVREIEAGEMIAIDENGLRSSRFAEAKPKGCVFEYVYLARPDTDIAGRNVYLSRVEMGRKLAAEAPADADLVIATPESGTPAAIGYAEASGIPFGAGLVKNAYVGRTFIQPSQTIRQLGIRLKLNPLKEVIRGKRLVVVDDSIVRGNTQRALVRMLREAGAAEVHIRISSPPVKWPCFFGIDFATRAELIANGMSVEEIGVSLGADSLSYISIDGMIEATTIDKPELCRACFDGEYPMDLPDPQLLGKQLLETELAAGPAQTAAGEALRRP; encoded by the coding sequence GTGCCACGAGGTGATGGACGACTCAACCACGACATCCTTCCCGGCGAGAAAGGCCCCCAGGACGCTTGTGGCGTCTTCGGTGTCTGGGCTCCGGGTGAAGAGGTCGCCAAGCTCACGTACTTCGGGCTCTACGCCCTCCAACACAGGGGCCAGGAGTCCGCGGGAATCGCGGTAAGCAACGGCTCCCAGATCCTCGTCTTCAAGGACATGGGCCTCGTTTCCCAGGTCTTCGACGAGACCTCCCTCAGTTCTCTCCAGGGCCACATCGCCGTGGGTCACGCGCGCTACTCCACCACCGGAGCCTCGGTGTGGGAGAACGCGCAGCCCACCTTCCGTGCCACCGCGCACGGCTCGATGGCGCTGGGCCACAACGGCAACCTGGTCAACACCGCCGAGCTGGCCGAGCTGGTGGCCGAACTCCCCAAGGAGAACGGCCGGGCCACGCAGGTCGCCGCCACCAACGACACGGACCTGATCACGGCGCTGCTCGCCGGTCAGACCGATGACGACGGCAAGCCCCTGACGGTGGAGGAAGCCGCTCCGCGGGTCCTTCCGCACGCCAAGGGCGCCTTCTCCCTCGTCTTCATGGACGAGCACACCCTCTACGCGGCCCGTGACCCGCAGGGCATCCGCCCCCTGGTCCTCGGCCGTCTGGAGCGCGGCTGGGTCGTGGCGAGCGAGTCCGCCGCCCTCGACATCTGCGGTGCCTCGTACGTCCGTGAGATCGAGGCCGGCGAGATGATCGCCATCGACGAGAACGGTCTGCGCAGCTCCCGCTTTGCTGAAGCAAAGCCCAAGGGCTGTGTCTTCGAGTACGTCTACCTGGCGCGTCCCGACACCGACATCGCCGGCAGGAACGTCTATCTGTCGCGCGTCGAGATGGGCCGCAAGCTGGCGGCGGAGGCCCCGGCCGACGCCGATCTCGTCATAGCGACGCCGGAATCCGGTACTCCGGCCGCCATCGGCTACGCCGAGGCGAGCGGTATCCCGTTCGGCGCGGGGCTGGTCAAGAACGCCTACGTGGGCCGGACCTTCATCCAGCCTTCACAGACCATCCGTCAGTTGGGCATCAGGCTGAAGCTGAACCCCCTCAAGGAAGTCATCAGGGGCAAGCGGCTGGTCGTCGTCGACGACTCGATCGTCCGGGGCAACACCCAGCGGGCGCTGGTCCGGATGCTCCGCGAGGCGGGCGCCGCCGAGGTGCACATCAGGATCTCCTCGCCGCCGGTCAAGTGGCCGTGTTTCTTCGGTATCGACTTCGCCACCCGCGCCGAGCTGATCGCCAACGGCATGTCCGTCGAGGAGATCGGCGTCTCGCTCGGGGCGGACTCGCTCTCGTACATCTCCATCGACGGCATGATCGAAGCCACCACCATCGACAAGCCCGAGCTGTGCCGGGCCTGCTTCGACGGTGAGTACCCGATGGACCTTCCCGACCCTCAGCTGCTCGGTAAGCAGCTGCTGGAGACCGAGCTAGCCGCGGGCCCCGCCCAGACGGCGGCCGGTGAGGCGCTGCGCCGTCCGTAG
- a CDS encoding META domain-containing protein — translation MDTHRPTRPTLIVRGALSVLAGCGVLVACGTDSGSGGSGSVETRLPVTGVRWNVDRVTADGTRSTAPAGAHVEFGKNGRVTGNLGCNRFSSGADLREDSVRIQRATLTKVACDKKTMRFEKALGSALTGTLKAKVGKGRLTLTTAKGDTVDLTSEHPAPLTGTTWRVTALVDKEKVTALPDSVDGKARLVFGKDGTVRGSLGCNRVTAKARIHDGHITLGKPVTTRMMCTGDRMATERALLALFDSTVSYDLSHRGLSLKAENGKGLDATAEKDAS, via the coding sequence ATGGACACGCACCGACCGACTCGACCGACCCTCATCGTCCGCGGCGCACTCTCCGTACTGGCCGGGTGCGGAGTGCTCGTCGCCTGTGGCACGGACAGCGGCAGTGGCGGAAGCGGTTCTGTCGAGACCAGACTGCCGGTGACCGGCGTCCGGTGGAACGTCGACCGTGTGACCGCGGACGGCACCAGGAGCACGGCGCCCGCCGGCGCCCATGTGGAGTTCGGCAAGAACGGCCGCGTGACCGGCAACCTCGGCTGCAACCGCTTCTCGTCCGGTGCCGACCTCCGCGAGGACAGTGTGCGTATCCAGCGGGCGACCCTCACCAAGGTGGCCTGCGACAAGAAGACCATGCGGTTCGAGAAGGCCCTCGGGTCCGCCCTGACCGGCACACTGAAGGCCAAGGTCGGCAAGGGCCGACTGACACTCACCACCGCGAAGGGCGACACCGTGGATCTCACCTCGGAACATCCCGCGCCCCTCACCGGCACCACCTGGCGGGTGACGGCGCTCGTGGACAAGGAGAAGGTGACCGCCCTGCCGGACTCCGTGGACGGCAAGGCGCGGCTGGTCTTCGGCAAGGACGGCACCGTGCGCGGCAGCCTCGGCTGCAACCGGGTCACGGCCAAGGCCAGGATCCACGACGGGCACATCACCCTCGGCAAACCCGTCACCACCCGCATGATGTGCACCGGCGACCGGATGGCCACCGAACGTGCGCTGCTCGCCCTCTTCGACTCGACCGTCAGCTATGACCTGAGCCACCGGGGACTCTCCCTCAAGGCCGAGAACGGCAAGGGACTCGACGCGACGGCGGAGAAGGACGCGTCGTAG